In the genome of Muntiacus reevesi chromosome 5, mMunRee1.1, whole genome shotgun sequence, one region contains:
- the FAM177B gene encoding protein FAM177B: MEKDNFQQLELEKSRPSKRTTPRRIIHFADGDIMEEYSTEEEEEEPKEQRTNSTLDPSKLAWGPYLWFCAGQIARTSFSTCEFLGERFAVFFGLHQPKYQYMLNEYCRTRSKQSNKRSEENGSKAQPANVPNEKCHLEARGHEYGTRLRDVVEGISQWSASPKEGLMADSSS, encoded by the exons ATGGAGAAAGACAATTTCCAGCAGTTAGAACTAGAGAAGAGTCGACCTTCCAAAAGGACAACTCCCAGAAGAATTATCCATTTTGCTGATGGAGACATCATGGAAGAATATagcacagaggaggaggaagaggaacctAAAGAACAGAGAACAAATTCAACACTTGATCCt tCTAAACTTGCCTGGGGGCCCTACCTATGGTTTTGTGCAGGGCAAATAGCAAGAACCTCATTTTCTA CCTGTGAATTCCTTGGTGAAAGATTTGCTGTCTTCTTTGGTCTTCATCAGCCCAAGTACCAGTATATGTTAAATGAGTACTGCAGAACAAGAAGTAAG CAAAGCAACAAGAGAAGTGAAGAGAATGGATCAAAGGCCCAACCAGCCAATGTTCCTAATGAGAAATGTCACCTGGAGGCCAGGGGCCATGAGTATGGAACAAGACTACGAGATGTTGTGGAGGGCATTTCTCAGTGGAGTGCCTCACCCAAGGAGGGCCTGATGGCGGATTCCAGCTCCTGA